A window of the Kosakonia sp. BYX6 genome harbors these coding sequences:
- the hmpA gene encoding NO-inducible flavohemoprotein: MLDAQTIATVKATLPLLAATGPKLTAHFYDRMFTHNPELKEIFNMSNQRNGDQREALFNAIAAYASNIDNLAALLPAVEKIAQKHTSFQIQPQQYDIVGAHLLATLDEMFSPGQEVLEAWGKAYGVLAGVFINREAQIYTEHAEKPGGWQGTRAFRLVEKTPQSALITSFEFAPVDGQPVAAYQPGQYLAIWLKPDGFVHQEIRQYSLTRQPNGKSYRIAVKREDGGQVSNWLHNDAKPGDIVHLAAPAGDFFMDVAANAPVTLISAGVGQTPMLAMLNVLAQSQHSAQVNWFHAAENGEVHAFADEVNQLGAALPRFYQHVWYRQPNAADEKAGCFHSTGLMDLMSLEGNFSDPAMQFYLCGPVGFMQFAAQQLVTLGIAKEHIHYECFGPHKVL; the protein is encoded by the coding sequence ATGCTCGACGCGCAAACCATCGCTACGGTGAAGGCCACCCTTCCCCTGCTCGCCGCGACTGGCCCCAAACTGACCGCCCATTTTTATGATCGGATGTTTACCCACAATCCCGAGTTAAAAGAGATTTTCAACATGAGCAACCAGCGCAATGGCGATCAGCGTGAAGCGCTGTTTAATGCCATTGCGGCGTATGCCAGCAATATCGACAATCTCGCCGCGCTGTTACCAGCGGTTGAGAAAATCGCCCAGAAGCACACCAGTTTCCAGATTCAGCCACAGCAATATGACATTGTCGGTGCGCATCTGCTGGCGACGCTGGATGAAATGTTCAGCCCAGGGCAGGAAGTATTAGAGGCATGGGGGAAAGCCTATGGCGTGCTGGCGGGTGTGTTTATCAACCGCGAAGCGCAGATTTACACCGAGCACGCCGAAAAACCGGGTGGTTGGCAAGGGACTCGTGCCTTCCGTTTAGTGGAAAAAACGCCGCAAAGCGCGCTGATCACCAGTTTTGAATTTGCGCCAGTGGACGGCCAACCCGTTGCGGCTTACCAGCCAGGCCAGTATCTCGCTATCTGGCTGAAACCTGACGGTTTTGTCCATCAGGAAATCCGTCAATATTCACTGACTCGTCAGCCGAACGGCAAAAGTTACCGCATCGCGGTAAAACGTGAAGATGGTGGCCAGGTATCGAATTGGTTGCATAACGACGCAAAACCGGGCGATATCGTGCATCTGGCCGCGCCAGCCGGGGATTTCTTTATGGATGTCGCCGCCAACGCGCCAGTGACGCTGATTTCCGCGGGCGTGGGTCAAACACCGATGTTAGCGATGCTAAATGTGCTGGCGCAATCACAGCACAGCGCGCAGGTGAACTGGTTCCATGCTGCTGAAAACGGCGAAGTTCATGCTTTTGCCGACGAAGTAAACCAGCTCGGCGCTGCGCTGCCGCGTTTTTATCAGCATGTCTGGTATCGCCAGCCAAATGCAGCGGATGAAAAAGCCGGGTGTTTTCACAGTACGGGTTTGATGGATTTAATGTCGCTGGAAGGGAATTTTAGTGACCCGGCGATGCAGTTTTACCTGTGCGGCCCGGTTGGGTTTATGCAGTTTGCGGCGCAACAATTGGTCACGCTGGGAATTGCCAAAGAGCACATTCACTACGAATGCTTTGGTCCACATAAAGTGCTGTAA
- the qseE gene encoding two component system sensor histidine kinase QseE/GlrK, which translates to MKRWPVFPRSLRQLVMMAFLLILLPLLVLAWQAWQSLNALSAQALQTNRTTLIDARRSEAMTNAALEMERSYRQYCVLDDATLARVYQNQRKRYSEMLDAHAGVLPDDKLYQALRQHLNELAQLQCNNSGPSAAASAQLEAFAAANTEMVQSTRAVVFSRGQQLQLEIAERGQFFGWQALVLFLVSLALVLLFTRMIIGPVKGIERMINRLGEGRPLGHTVVFKGPRELRYVGERIIWLSERLAWLESQRHQFLRHISHELKTPLASMREGTELLADQVVGPLSAEQKEVVEILDASSRNLQKLIEQLLDYNRKLADGAVELEQVDLAPLVDMVISAHSLPARAKMMHTDVALEAATCQAEPMLLMSVLDNLYSNAVHYGAESGNIYLHSYLAGARLCIDVANTGTSIPEAEREMIFEPFYQGSHQRKGAVKGSGLGLSIARDCIRRMHGELHLVTDSKADVCFRIELPLNAPEKSTK; encoded by the coding sequence TTGAAACGCTGGCCTGTCTTTCCCCGCTCGTTACGCCAACTGGTGATGATGGCGTTCCTGCTGATTTTGCTGCCGCTGCTGGTACTGGCCTGGCAAGCGTGGCAGAGCCTGAACGCACTTAGCGCGCAGGCATTACAAACCAACCGAACCACCCTGATTGATGCCCGTCGCAGCGAAGCGATGACCAACGCCGCGCTGGAAATGGAGCGCAGCTATCGCCAATATTGCGTGCTGGATGACGCGACGCTGGCACGTGTCTACCAGAACCAGCGTAAACGCTACAGCGAAATGCTGGACGCCCACGCGGGCGTGCTGCCGGATGACAAGCTCTACCAGGCGCTGCGCCAGCATCTCAACGAGCTCGCTCAACTGCAATGTAACAATAGCGGCCCCTCAGCGGCGGCTTCCGCGCAGCTTGAGGCTTTTGCCGCCGCCAACACAGAAATGGTGCAATCGACCCGCGCGGTGGTTTTCTCCCGTGGGCAGCAGTTGCAGTTGGAAATCGCCGAGCGCGGCCAGTTTTTCGGCTGGCAGGCGTTGGTCCTGTTTTTGGTCAGCCTCGCGCTGGTACTGCTCTTCACCCGCATGATTATCGGCCCGGTTAAAGGCATCGAACGGATGATTAACCGGCTGGGAGAGGGACGTCCACTTGGTCACACAGTGGTGTTTAAGGGGCCGCGCGAATTGCGCTATGTCGGCGAGCGTATTATCTGGCTCAGCGAAAGGTTGGCCTGGCTGGAATCTCAGCGCCATCAATTTTTGCGGCATATCTCACACGAACTCAAAACGCCGCTCGCCAGCATGCGCGAAGGCACGGAATTGCTCGCCGATCAGGTCGTTGGGCCGCTCTCGGCGGAACAAAAAGAGGTGGTGGAAATTCTTGATGCCAGCAGCCGAAATCTGCAAAAACTGATTGAGCAACTGCTTGATTACAACCGCAAACTGGCAGATGGCGCAGTTGAGCTTGAGCAGGTTGATTTAGCGCCGCTGGTCGATATGGTGATCTCCGCCCATAGTTTGCCGGCGCGAGCTAAAATGATGCATACCGATGTCGCCCTGGAAGCAGCGACTTGCCAGGCGGAGCCGATGTTACTGATGAGCGTACTGGATAATCTTTACTCCAACGCGGTGCACTATGGTGCTGAATCCGGTAACATTTATCTCCACAGTTATCTCGCCGGCGCGCGGCTCTGTATCGATGTGGCGAACACCGGCACATCGATTCCTGAAGCGGAACGCGAAATGATTTTTGAGCCCTTTTATCAGGGAAGTCACCAACGAAAAGGGGCTGTTAAAGGCAGCGGGCTGGGGTTAAGTATTGCCAGAGATTGTATTCGCCGCATGCATGGCGAATTGCATCTGGTCACTGACAGCAAGGCTGATGTCTGTTTCCGTATTGAGTTACCGCTCAATGCGCCGGAAAAATCCACTAAATGA
- the glnB gene encoding nitrogen regulatory protein P-II, with product MKKIDAIIKPFKLDDVREALAEVGITGMTVTEVKGFGRQKGHTELYRGAEYMVDFLPKVKIEIVVTDDIVDTCVDTIIRTAQTGKIGDGKIFVFDVARVVRIRTGEEDDAAI from the coding sequence ATGAAAAAGATTGATGCGATTATTAAACCTTTCAAACTGGATGATGTACGTGAAGCCCTGGCTGAAGTCGGCATCACCGGGATGACGGTAACGGAAGTGAAAGGTTTTGGTCGCCAGAAAGGCCACACCGAACTGTACCGTGGCGCAGAATATATGGTGGATTTTCTGCCGAAAGTGAAAATTGAGATCGTGGTGACCGACGATATCGTTGATACCTGCGTCGACACCATTATTCGTACCGCGCAGACCGGCAAAATCGGCGACGGTAAAATCTTCGTCTTTGACGTCGCGCGCGTGGTACGTATTCGTACTGGCGAAGAAGACGACGCCGCCATCTGA
- the csiE gene encoding stationary phase inducible protein CsiE, with protein MTITLAPPSALSSPQRRCQVLLMLALPGQSTTMENISAINGVDDAVAQQDLAETQSEIQRYHRLSIVTHANGSYRIEGTLLDQRLCLLHWLRRALRLCPQFITQHFTPALKNALKAQGIARTLYDDTNLRALINLCSRRLQRSFECRDMQFLRLYLQYCLLQHHYGHTPEFNPVQQKWTQMRVEYQVAQDIVRHWERRVSAHAHENEHFFLSLMFMLVRTPDPTRDDHQQDRRLQRAISRMITRFRQLAEMRFSDEQGLTAQLYVHLAQALDRSFFGIGIDNTLPEEIHQLYPRLMRTTRIALESLEQEYGLRLSDEEAGLVAVIFGAWLMQESDLHEKQVILITGEDSAREQEIEQQLRELTLLPLTIKYLSLTEFRNAGAPKDVTLIITPYTTPLPLFSPPLIHTDGPLSEQQQQHIRAMLEG; from the coding sequence ATGACTATTACACTGGCTCCGCCATCTGCACTCTCCAGTCCGCAGCGTCGCTGCCAGGTGTTGCTGATGCTCGCGTTACCCGGGCAAAGTACCACCATGGAAAATATCAGCGCCATAAACGGAGTGGACGACGCGGTGGCTCAACAGGATCTTGCAGAAACGCAAAGCGAAATCCAACGTTACCACCGGCTTTCCATTGTCACCCACGCCAACGGCAGCTACCGGATTGAAGGCACACTACTCGATCAGCGCTTATGCCTGCTGCATTGGCTGCGCCGCGCATTACGGTTGTGCCCGCAATTTATCACGCAACACTTTACCCCGGCGTTAAAAAATGCGCTGAAAGCACAAGGCATTGCTCGCACACTTTATGACGATACCAACCTGCGCGCCTTGATTAACCTCTGCTCGCGCCGGTTGCAGCGCTCATTTGAATGCCGCGATATGCAGTTTTTGCGCCTCTATTTGCAGTACTGTTTGCTGCAACACCATTACGGCCATACGCCCGAATTCAACCCGGTGCAGCAAAAGTGGACGCAAATGCGCGTCGAATATCAGGTTGCACAGGATATCGTGCGCCATTGGGAACGGCGGGTTTCTGCCCATGCTCATGAGAATGAGCATTTCTTTCTATCGCTGATGTTTATGCTGGTGCGCACACCGGATCCGACCCGTGACGATCACCAGCAAGATCGCCGCTTACAACGCGCCATCAGTCGAATGATTACGCGGTTTCGCCAACTCGCCGAGATGCGTTTCAGCGACGAACAAGGGCTAACGGCCCAGCTTTATGTCCACCTGGCGCAGGCGCTGGATCGCAGTTTCTTTGGCATCGGCATTGATAACACGCTGCCCGAGGAGATCCACCAGCTTTACCCACGATTGATGCGCACCACTCGCATCGCGTTGGAAAGTCTGGAACAGGAGTATGGTCTGCGCTTGAGCGATGAAGAAGCCGGGCTGGTGGCGGTCATTTTTGGTGCCTGGCTGATGCAAGAGAGCGACCTGCATGAAAAGCAGGTGATACTGATTACCGGGGAAGATAGCGCCAGAGAGCAGGAGATCGAACAGCAATTGCGTGAACTGACGCTGCTGCCGCTCACCATTAAATACCTGTCGCTGACCGAGTTTCGCAACGCCGGTGCCCCAAAAGACGTGACATTAATCATCACACCTTACACCACGCCGTTGCCGCTCTTTTCGCCGCCGTTGATTCATACCGACGGGCCGTTGAGTGAGCAGCAACAGCAGCACATCCGCGCCATGCTGGAAGGCTAA
- the qseG gene encoding two-component system QseEF-associated lipoprotein QseG: protein MNLKLVSMSHVFSRVVNAIAQQNTWLRALPCLLLAGCVTQTPQSAIHDNQEERLPEHQLADFLSTDCNEIWSLSGENVDSNPLYWLRGMDCAQRLLPASARAEARSWSDNNWQATFRRGILLSNAKISPLERRDYTERLDALSPSIPAQVRPIFQLWRDGEIAQLQLSEERSRYGKLQQSTDSELDSLRQQQQFLREQLETTTRKLENLTDIERRLSTRKPAATDLPDSTHPSKSDGNQEDVKP from the coding sequence ATGAATCTAAAACTGGTGAGTATGTCGCATGTTTTTTCCCGCGTTGTTAACGCGATCGCACAGCAAAACACCTGGCTTCGCGCGCTTCCCTGCCTGTTACTGGCCGGATGCGTGACGCAAACGCCGCAAAGCGCCATCCATGACAACCAGGAAGAACGGCTCCCTGAGCATCAATTGGCTGATTTTCTCTCTACGGATTGCAATGAAATTTGGTCGCTGTCCGGCGAAAACGTCGACAGCAACCCGCTTTACTGGCTACGCGGGATGGACTGCGCTCAGCGCTTATTGCCCGCTTCTGCGCGCGCCGAAGCGCGTTCGTGGTCGGACAATAACTGGCAGGCGACATTCCGGCGCGGCATTTTATTGTCGAACGCTAAAATCTCGCCGCTGGAACGCCGGGATTACACCGAGCGGCTGGATGCCCTCAGCCCGTCCATTCCCGCGCAAGTGCGCCCGATATTCCAGCTATGGCGCGATGGGGAAATAGCGCAGTTACAGTTATCGGAAGAGCGCAGCCGCTACGGCAAGTTGCAACAATCTACCGATAGCGAGCTGGACAGCCTGCGCCAGCAGCAACAATTTTTGCGCGAGCAACTGGAAACCACCACGCGCAAGCTGGAGAACCTCACCGATATCGAACGGCGTCTCTCCACGCGCAAACCTGCCGCCACCGATCTGCCGGATAGCACACACCCGTCCAAAAGCGACGGGAATCAAGAGGACGTGAAACCATGA
- a CDS encoding 3-phenylpropionate MFS transporter: MVLQSTRWLALAYFTYFFSYGIFLPFWSVWLKGVGLTPDIIGMLLGAGLIARFLGSLLIAPRVSDPSRLITALRVLALATLLFALAFHAGSHVAWLAVVIVGFNLFFSPLVPLTDALAGTWQKQFPMDYGRVRLWGSIAFVIGSALTGKLVSLYDYPAILAMLTLGVASMLLGMLLRPSILPQGESRHQDGAGWPAWRALIVQNWRFLACVSMLQGAHAAYYGFSAIYWQSAGYSASTVGYLWSLGVVAEVVIFALSNRLFRRFSARDLLLLSAVCGLVRWSLMGWTTELPWLIVTQILHCGTFTVCHLAGMRYISARQGSEVIRLQAIYSAVAMGGSIALMTMFAGFLFEYLHQGLFYVMALLAIPALFLRPAVAPKVS, from the coding sequence ATGGTTCTGCAGTCCACGCGCTGGCTGGCGCTCGCTTATTTCACCTACTTTTTTAGCTACGGCATTTTCTTACCTTTCTGGAGCGTCTGGCTCAAAGGCGTTGGGCTGACCCCGGACATCATCGGTATGCTGCTTGGCGCAGGCCTTATCGCCCGTTTTCTTGGCAGCCTGCTTATCGCCCCGCGCGTGAGCGATCCTTCCCGGTTGATTACCGCGTTGCGCGTGCTGGCGCTGGCAACATTGCTGTTCGCGCTGGCGTTTCATGCCGGTAGTCATGTCGCATGGCTGGCGGTGGTGATTGTTGGTTTTAACCTCTTTTTCTCGCCGCTGGTGCCGCTTACTGACGCGCTGGCGGGCACCTGGCAAAAACAGTTCCCGATGGATTATGGCCGCGTGCGGTTATGGGGTTCGATTGCCTTTGTGATTGGTTCGGCGCTGACCGGCAAACTGGTCAGCCTATATGATTACCCGGCGATTCTGGCGATGTTGACGCTAGGCGTTGCCTCGATGTTACTTGGAATGCTGCTGCGACCCTCTATTTTGCCGCAGGGTGAAAGCCGTCATCAGGACGGCGCGGGCTGGCCGGCGTGGCGGGCGTTGATTGTGCAGAACTGGCGTTTTCTGGCCTGCGTGTCGATGCTGCAAGGTGCGCACGCGGCCTATTACGGTTTCAGCGCCATTTATTGGCAGTCGGCGGGGTACTCCGCATCAACCGTCGGTTATTTGTGGTCGTTAGGCGTGGTAGCGGAAGTGGTGATTTTCGCGCTCAGCAACCGGCTGTTCCGCCGCTTCAGTGCGCGTGATTTGCTGCTGCTTTCTGCCGTTTGTGGGCTGGTGCGCTGGAGCCTGATGGGCTGGACCACCGAGCTGCCGTGGTTGATCGTCACGCAAATCCTGCACTGCGGAACGTTCACCGTTTGCCACCTGGCCGGCATGAGGTATATCTCTGCGCGGCAGGGCAGCGAAGTCATCCGTTTGCAGGCGATTTACTCCGCCGTGGCGATGGGCGGCAGTATCGCGCTAATGACCATGTTCGCCGGTTTCTTGTTCGAGTATCTGCACCAGGGGCTGTTCTATGTCATGGCGTTACTGGCTATTCCGGCGCTGTTTCTGCGCCCGGCCGTCGCACCTAAGGTGAGTTAG
- the glrR gene encoding two-component system response regulator GlrR codes for MTSRKPAHLLLVDDDPGLLKLLGLRLTSEGYSIVTAESGQEGLRILGREKIDLVISDLRMDEMDGMQLFAEIQRVQPGMPVIILTAHGSIPDAVAATQQGVFSFLTKPVDKDALYKAIDDALEHSGSASDDQWRETIVTRSPAMLRLLEQARMVAQSDVSVLINGQSGTGKEILAQAIHTASPRSKSAFIAINCGALPEQLLESELFGHARGAFTGAVSSREGLFQAAEGGTLFLDEIGDMPIPLQVKLLRVLQERKVRPLGSNRDIDINVRIISATHRDLPEAMARGEFREDLYYRLNVVSLKIPALSERAEDIPLLANHLLRQSADRHKPFVRAFSTDAMKRLMTASWPGNVRQLVNVIEQCVALTSSPVISDALVEQALEGENTALPTFVEARNQFELNYLRKLLQITKGNVTHAARMAGRNRTEFYKLLSRHELDANDFKE; via the coding sequence ATGACGAGCCGCAAACCTGCCCACTTATTGCTGGTGGATGACGATCCTGGCCTGCTCAAACTGCTGGGGCTGCGCCTCACCAGCGAGGGCTACAGCATTGTCACCGCAGAAAGCGGGCAGGAAGGGCTACGCATTCTCGGGCGTGAAAAGATTGACCTCGTGATCAGCGATTTGCGCATGGACGAGATGGATGGCATGCAGTTGTTCGCCGAAATCCAACGTGTGCAGCCGGGCATGCCGGTGATTATCCTGACGGCGCACGGTTCGATTCCGGACGCGGTCGCTGCCACGCAGCAAGGCGTGTTCAGCTTCCTGACCAAACCGGTCGATAAAGACGCGCTGTATAAAGCCATCGATGATGCGCTGGAACACAGCGGGTCGGCGAGTGACGATCAATGGCGTGAAACCATTGTCACCCGCAGCCCGGCGATGTTGCGTCTGCTCGAGCAGGCGCGGATGGTCGCGCAATCGGATGTCAGCGTGCTGATCAACGGCCAAAGCGGGACCGGGAAAGAGATTCTGGCGCAGGCCATTCACACCGCCAGCCCGCGCAGTAAAAGCGCATTTATCGCCATCAACTGCGGCGCGTTGCCGGAACAACTTCTGGAATCAGAACTGTTTGGTCATGCTCGCGGCGCGTTTACGGGCGCTGTGAGCAGCCGGGAAGGGCTTTTCCAGGCCGCAGAAGGTGGCACGCTTTTCCTGGATGAGATTGGCGATATGCCGATTCCTTTGCAGGTCAAATTGTTACGCGTTTTGCAGGAGCGCAAAGTGCGTCCGCTTGGCAGCAATCGCGATATTGATATCAACGTGCGGATTATTTCGGCGACGCACCGTGACTTACCGGAAGCGATGGCGCGCGGCGAGTTTCGTGAAGATCTCTACTATCGTCTGAATGTGGTGAGCCTGAAAATCCCGGCGCTCTCTGAACGCGCGGAAGATATTCCCCTACTGGCAAACCACCTGCTGCGCCAGTCGGCGGATCGGCACAAACCGTTTGTCCGCGCCTTTTCGACCGACGCCATGAAACGCCTGATGACCGCCAGTTGGCCCGGAAACGTGCGCCAATTGGTTAACGTGATTGAGCAATGCGTGGCGCTGACCTCTTCGCCGGTGATCAGCGATGCGCTGGTGGAACAGGCGCTGGAAGGGGAGAACACCGCGTTACCGACCTTTGTCGAAGCGCGCAATCAGTTCGAACTCAACTATCTGCGCAAGCTGCTGCAAATCACCAAAGGTAACGTGACGCACGCCGCGCGAATGGCCGGGCGCAACCGCACTGAATTTTACAAATTACTCTCGCGCCATGAGTTGGACGCCAATGACTTTAAAGAGTAA
- the glyA gene encoding serine hydroxymethyltransferase codes for MLKREMNIADYDAELWQAMEQEKVRQEEHIELIASENYTSPRVMQAQGSQLTNKYAEGYPGKRYYGGCEYVDIVEQLAIDRAKELFGADYANVQPHSGSQANFAVYTSLLEPGDTVLGMNLAHGGHLTHGSPVNFSGKLYNIVPYGIDETGHIDYNDLNEQAQKHKPKMIIGGFSAYSGVVDWAKMREIADSIGAYLFVDMAHVAGLVAAGVYPNPVPHAHVVTTTTHKTLAGPRGGLILAKGGSEDLYKKLNSAVFPGGQGGPLMHVIAGKAVALKEAMEPEFKTYQQQVAKNAKAMVEVFLNRGYKVVSGGTDNHLFLLDLVDKNLTGKEADAALGRANITVNKNSVPNDPKSPFVTSGIRIGSPAVTRRGFKEAEVKELAGWMCDVLDSINDEAVIERTKQKVLDICARFPVYA; via the coding sequence ATGTTAAAGCGTGAAATGAACATTGCCGATTATGATGCCGAACTGTGGCAGGCTATGGAGCAGGAGAAAGTACGTCAGGAAGAACACATTGAACTTATCGCCTCCGAAAACTACACCAGCCCGCGTGTAATGCAGGCTCAGGGTTCTCAGCTGACGAACAAATACGCTGAAGGTTACCCAGGCAAACGCTATTACGGCGGTTGCGAATACGTTGATATCGTTGAACAACTGGCAATCGATCGCGCGAAAGAGCTGTTCGGCGCGGATTATGCCAACGTGCAGCCGCACTCCGGTTCTCAGGCTAACTTCGCGGTTTACACTTCTCTTCTGGAGCCGGGCGATACCGTACTTGGTATGAACCTGGCGCACGGCGGTCACCTTACGCATGGTTCCCCGGTTAACTTCTCCGGCAAGCTTTACAACATTGTGCCTTACGGCATCGACGAAACCGGCCACATTGATTACAACGACCTGAACGAGCAAGCGCAGAAACACAAACCGAAAATGATCATCGGTGGCTTCTCCGCTTATTCCGGCGTGGTTGATTGGGCAAAAATGCGCGAAATCGCCGACAGCATCGGGGCTTACCTGTTCGTCGATATGGCGCACGTTGCCGGTCTGGTTGCCGCAGGCGTTTACCCGAACCCGGTTCCGCACGCGCACGTTGTTACCACCACTACCCACAAAACCCTGGCAGGCCCGCGTGGCGGCCTGATCCTGGCGAAAGGCGGTAGCGAAGATCTGTATAAAAAACTGAACTCCGCTGTGTTCCCTGGCGGCCAGGGCGGCCCGCTGATGCACGTGATTGCCGGTAAAGCGGTCGCATTGAAAGAAGCGATGGAACCGGAGTTCAAAACCTACCAGCAGCAGGTTGCGAAAAACGCCAAAGCGATGGTGGAAGTGTTCCTGAACCGTGGCTACAAAGTGGTTTCTGGCGGTACCGACAACCACCTGTTCCTGCTCGATCTGGTCGACAAAAACCTGACCGGTAAAGAAGCAGATGCCGCGCTGGGCCGTGCGAACATCACCGTTAACAAAAACAGCGTACCGAACGATCCGAAAAGCCCGTTTGTCACTTCCGGTATCCGCATCGGTAGCCCGGCGGTAACGCGTCGTGGTTTTAAAGAAGCGGAAGTGAAAGAGCTGGCTGGCTGGATGTGTGACGTGTTGGATAGCATCAATGACGAAGCGGTCATTGAGCGCACCAAACAGAAAGTACTGGATATCTGCGCCCGTTTCCCGGTTTACGCATAA
- the rcnR gene encoding Ni(II)/Co(II)-binding transcriptional repressor RcnR has protein sequence MSHTIRDKKKLKARASKIEGQVGALKKMLDEPHECAQVLQQIAAIRGAVNGLMREVIKGHLTDHIVHENDEIKREADLDVVLSVLDSYIR, from the coding sequence ATGTCGCATACCATTCGGGATAAAAAAAAGCTGAAAGCGCGGGCGAGCAAAATTGAAGGGCAGGTGGGCGCTCTGAAGAAAATGCTGGATGAACCTCATGAATGCGCTCAGGTTTTGCAGCAAATCGCGGCGATCCGTGGCGCGGTAAACGGGTTAATGCGCGAAGTCATCAAAGGTCACCTGACCGATCATATTGTTCATGAGAACGACGAAATCAAACGTGAAGCTGACCTGGATGTGGTGCTCAGCGTGCTGGATTCCTATATTCGTTAA
- a CDS encoding nickel/cobalt efflux protein RcnA — MNDFTTLFQQGNAWFFIPSAILLGALHGLEPGHSKTMMAAFIIAIKGTIKQAIMLGLAATLSHTIVVWLIALGGMYLSNKFTAQAVEPWLQLVSAVVIISTAAWMFRRTWQGESGWHAGHHHAHHHHQAKILQPQPSVVVQGQPAILSIRKMAPQEAYQDAHELAHARDIERRFTGSEVTNGQILLFGLTGGLIPCPAAITILLICIQLKAITLGATLVICFSIGLALTLVAVGVGAAISVQQAAKRWSGFNTLARKAPYFSSVLIALVGVYMGVHGYAGLQ, encoded by the coding sequence ATGAATGACTTCACCACACTTTTTCAGCAAGGGAATGCCTGGTTTTTTATCCCCAGCGCAATACTTCTCGGCGCCCTGCACGGCCTGGAACCGGGTCACTCAAAAACCATGATGGCGGCGTTTATCATCGCCATCAAAGGCACTATCAAACAAGCCATTATGCTGGGGCTGGCCGCCACGCTGTCGCACACAATTGTGGTGTGGTTAATCGCCCTCGGCGGCATGTATCTCAGCAATAAATTTACGGCGCAAGCGGTGGAACCCTGGCTGCAACTGGTTTCCGCAGTGGTAATTATTTCAACCGCCGCGTGGATGTTCAGGCGTACCTGGCAAGGGGAAAGTGGCTGGCACGCCGGGCATCATCACGCTCATCACCATCATCAGGCGAAGATCCTCCAGCCGCAGCCATCTGTTGTTGTGCAGGGGCAACCCGCGATCCTGTCGATCCGCAAAATGGCGCCACAGGAGGCGTATCAGGATGCGCACGAACTGGCGCACGCAAGGGATATCGAACGGCGTTTTACCGGCAGCGAGGTGACCAACGGGCAGATCCTGCTATTCGGTTTGACCGGCGGGTTAATCCCCTGCCCGGCGGCGATCACGATTTTGCTGATCTGTATTCAGTTGAAGGCGATAACGCTAGGCGCGACGCTGGTGATTTGTTTCAGTATTGGCCTGGCGCTGACGCTGGTGGCGGTTGGTGTGGGAGCGGCAATCAGTGTGCAACAAGCGGCGAAACGCTGGTCCGGCTTTAATACCCTCGCCCGCAAAGCGCCCTATTTTTCCAGCGTATTGATAGCACTTGTCGGTGTGTATATGGGCGTTCACGGCTATGCCGGGCTGCAATAA
- a CDS encoding DUF1007 family protein, with the protein MQAVKQCALGLFLALLSLSASAHPHSFIRMKTQVLADNGQFTGLKMRWTMDEITSADLLYDAGNAKPGDEIWKKLAAEVMANVLGQHYFSEVWHNGQKVKFLNRPTEYGMEREEHQAVLTFILPLAQPQPLSGQKYTLATFDPTYYVDMSYEQDSDAMLPASLQTTCKISIHTPHPGEEVLNYAQQLDKSDAPEEDMQLGKQFAQTVTLLCQ; encoded by the coding sequence ATGCAAGCAGTTAAACAATGCGCCCTGGGGCTGTTTCTCGCACTTTTATCGCTTTCTGCCAGTGCGCACCCGCATAGTTTTATTCGTATGAAAACGCAGGTGTTAGCCGACAACGGCCAGTTCACCGGCCTGAAAATGCGCTGGACGATGGACGAGATTACCTCGGCGGATCTGCTGTATGACGCGGGTAATGCAAAACCCGGTGATGAGATTTGGAAAAAGCTGGCGGCGGAAGTGATGGCGAATGTGCTTGGTCAGCACTATTTCAGCGAAGTCTGGCATAACGGGCAGAAGGTTAAGTTTCTTAATCGCCCAACCGAATATGGCATGGAACGCGAAGAGCACCAGGCGGTGCTGACGTTCATTCTTCCGCTGGCGCAACCGCAGCCGCTGAGCGGCCAAAAATACACCCTTGCGACGTTCGATCCCACGTATTACGTCGACATGAGTTACGAACAAGATAGCGATGCGATGCTGCCCGCCTCGTTACAAACGACCTGCAAAATAAGCATTCATACTCCTCATCCTGGCGAAGAGGTACTGAATTACGCCCAACAGCTTGATAAATCCGATGCCCCGGAGGAAGACATGCAACTGGGTAAACAGTTTGCTCAAACGGTGACATTGCTATGTCAGTAA